One Dokdonia sp. Dokd-P16 genomic window carries:
- a CDS encoding flavin reductase family protein, with amino-acid sequence MKKILHFDDDAINAMEKRYRANFINSVTGYKSANLIGTISKDDHENLAIFSSVTHIGSNPAMLSFIMRPTTVPRHTYANIKETGVFTVNHINTTIVSQSHQTAAAYEENVSEFDATGLQTEYLNNWKAPFVKQAHIKIACKYVNEYSIKENGTILMIGAIKEIFMPDNCLDKDGWIDLEASMGVTINGLDGYASPKLIDRFSYAKPDKQPTSIKK; translated from the coding sequence ATGAAAAAGATACTACATTTTGACGACGACGCAATTAATGCTATGGAGAAGCGCTATCGTGCAAACTTTATTAATAGTGTTACTGGTTATAAAAGCGCCAACCTGATAGGTACTATATCTAAGGATGACCATGAAAACCTAGCTATTTTTAGCTCTGTCACACACATAGGAAGTAATCCCGCAATGTTAAGTTTCATCATGAGGCCTACTACGGTACCAAGACATACGTACGCAAATATTAAAGAGACGGGAGTTTTTACAGTAAACCATATTAATACTACAATAGTTTCACAATCTCACCAGACAGCAGCGGCTTACGAGGAAAACGTTTCAGAATTTGACGCGACTGGTTTACAAACTGAATATTTAAATAACTGGAAGGCACCATTTGTAAAACAAGCACATATTAAAATTGCCTGCAAATATGTAAACGAATACAGCATTAAAGAAAATGGCACTATTTTGATGATAGGAGCTATTAAGGAAATCTTCATGCCGGATAATTGCCTAGATAAAGATGGATGGATTGATCTAGAAGCATCTATGGGAGTAACCATAAACGGACTTGATGGTTATGCTTCTCCAAAACTTATAGACAGATTTTCTTATGCAAAACCTGATAAGCAACCCACTTCTATCAAGAAGTAA
- the kdsA gene encoding 3-deoxy-8-phosphooctulonate synthase, protein MKLSNIPKIKHTDANNFFLLCGPCAIEGEDMAMRIAEKVVKITDSLNIPYVFKGSFRKANRSRVDSFTGIGDEKALEILAKVSAEFDVPTVTDIHESSDAALAAQYVDVLQIPAFLVRQTSLVVAAAETGKVVNLKKGQFMSPESMKHAVQKVHDTGNENAWITDRGTMFGYQDMIVDFRGIPTMRQYAPTVLDVTHSLQQPNQSSGVTGGRPDMIETIARAGIVNNVDGLFIETHFDPANAKSDGANMLDLAYLEQLLSNLVAIRKVVNNL, encoded by the coding sequence ATGAAACTTTCTAACATACCTAAAATAAAACATACAGATGCCAATAACTTTTTCCTACTATGTGGCCCATGCGCTATAGAAGGAGAAGACATGGCAATGCGCATTGCAGAGAAGGTGGTAAAAATTACCGACTCTCTAAATATACCATATGTTTTTAAAGGAAGTTTTAGAAAAGCAAATCGTAGCAGAGTAGATAGTTTTACAGGTATAGGAGATGAAAAAGCTCTTGAGATTCTAGCAAAGGTTTCGGCAGAATTTGATGTACCTACTGTAACGGATATTCACGAAAGTTCTGATGCTGCTCTCGCAGCACAATATGTAGATGTTTTACAAATTCCTGCATTTTTAGTAAGACAAACTTCGCTTGTAGTCGCTGCTGCCGAAACAGGAAAGGTAGTAAACCTAAAAAAAGGACAATTCATGTCTCCAGAATCTATGAAGCATGCTGTACAAAAAGTGCATGACACAGGTAATGAAAATGCTTGGATTACAGATCGCGGGACTATGTTTGGCTACCAAGATATGATTGTAGATTTTAGAGGAATACCTACGATGAGACAGTATGCTCCTACGGTACTTGATGTGACACATTCTTTACAACAACCTAATCAATCAAGTGGAGTTACTGGTGGAAGACCAGATATGATTGAAACTATAGCAAGAGCCGGAATTGTAAATAATGTAGACGGACTGTTTATTGAAACGCACTTTGACCCTGCAAATGCAAAAAGTGATGGAGCAAATATGCTTGATCTTGCATATCTAGAACAATTACTAAGCAATCTTGTTGCAATTAGAAAGGTTGTAAATAACCTATAA
- the rpoN gene encoding RNA polymerase factor sigma-54 has protein sequence MLKQQLNFKLSQKLSPQQIQLMKLIQLPTQAFEQKIKQELEENPALDSGKEEVQDDFEEFDNTDDFDEAPEVEINVDDYLSDDEIPEYRLSANNYSADDEDKQVPYASGTSFNQYLKTQLNTVRISSEEREVAEFIIGSLDEAGYLRRPLADLMDDLAFTQNIYTSEDVIEKMLFKVQDLDPAGVGARNLQECLVLQLDRKPATKSVSLAVDILEKSFDHFSKKHYKKLMAKFHITEEELKDAINEIEHLNPRPGGSYSSNTKIVEHVVPDFTIRIVDGELELSLNGRNAPELKVSRDYSNMLKGYKESKERTKAQKDAVMFIKQKLDAAKWFIEAIIQRQQTLFVTMSSIMHYQEKYFLTGDERNLRPMILKDIATEIGMDVSTVSRVANSKYVDTPYGTKLIKEFFSESMTNDQGEEVSTREIKKILEMVIEEEDKRKPLTDDKLAAILKVKGYPIARRTVAKYREQLDLPVARLRKQI, from the coding sequence ATGTTAAAACAGCAACTTAATTTTAAACTTTCGCAAAAGCTTTCTCCGCAGCAAATCCAGCTGATGAAGCTTATCCAACTTCCTACGCAGGCGTTTGAACAAAAAATCAAACAAGAGCTGGAAGAAAATCCCGCGCTCGATAGCGGCAAGGAAGAAGTTCAAGATGATTTTGAAGAGTTTGACAATACAGATGACTTTGATGAAGCGCCAGAGGTTGAAATTAATGTGGATGATTACCTAAGTGATGATGAAATCCCAGAGTATCGCCTGAGCGCAAATAATTATAGTGCAGATGATGAGGACAAACAAGTCCCTTATGCTTCAGGAACATCATTTAATCAATATCTAAAAACACAACTCAATACCGTAAGAATATCTTCTGAAGAGCGCGAAGTGGCCGAATTTATCATAGGCTCTCTAGACGAAGCAGGATACCTGAGACGTCCGCTAGCAGATCTCATGGACGACCTAGCTTTTACACAAAACATCTACACCTCTGAAGATGTTATAGAAAAAATGCTTTTTAAAGTACAAGATCTTGATCCTGCAGGTGTGGGCGCACGTAATTTACAAGAATGCCTGGTACTACAACTAGACAGAAAGCCAGCTACAAAATCTGTATCGCTAGCCGTTGATATTCTTGAAAAGTCTTTTGACCATTTTAGCAAGAAGCATTACAAAAAGCTCATGGCTAAGTTCCACATCACAGAAGAGGAACTTAAAGATGCCATTAATGAGATAGAGCATCTTAATCCAAGGCCAGGAGGATCATACTCTAGTAACACAAAAATAGTAGAGCACGTTGTTCCAGACTTCACCATACGCATAGTAGATGGCGAACTAGAACTCTCACTAAATGGACGTAATGCTCCAGAACTTAAAGTATCTCGAGATTATAGTAACATGCTTAAAGGCTATAAAGAATCTAAGGAGCGTACTAAAGCACAGAAAGATGCAGTAATGTTCATTAAGCAGAAGCTTGATGCTGCCAAATGGTTTATAGAAGCCATCATACAGCGACAGCAAACGCTTTTTGTCACTATGAGTAGCATCATGCATTATCAAGAAAAATACTTCTTGACTGGCGATGAGCGCAACTTAAGGCCTATGATATTGAAAGATATCGCTACAGAAATTGGAATGGATGTATCCACCGTTTCTCGGGTAGCAAATAGTAAATATGTAGACACACCTTACGGGACAAAACTTATTAAAGAGTTCTTTTCTGAGAGCATGACAAATGATCAAGGTGAAGAAGTATCTACACGTGAGATCAAAAAAATCTTAGAAATGGTTATCGAGGAAGAAGATAAGCGTAAGCCTCTTACAGATGATAAACTTGCGGCCATTTTAAAAGTAAAAGGATACCCTATAGCACGTAGAACGGTAGCTAAATATCGCGAGCAACTAGATCTTCCAGTAGCGAGATTACGTAAACAGATTTAA
- a CDS encoding porin family protein, whose amino-acid sequence MKYYLFLIILYLTTGLMAQEEAVSYEERVDSLYREDQVYVGVTFNLLSNKPADFSQNGLSAGIQAGIIRDFPINKRRNKAIGVGIGLALDTYNQNLFVGEEVAGNVTNYEILDDQINEDVNRFTTYTLEFPLEYRWRTSTPTKYSFWRIHAGVKLGYLFRFKSTFQDASTDVVRTDLPEINNFQYGPSFSFGYGAFNFQGYYGLSTLFNDGAQIDGDNVNLQVIRLGLIFYFL is encoded by the coding sequence TTGAAATACTACTTGTTTTTAATCATTTTATATCTCACTACCGGCTTAATGGCTCAAGAGGAGGCTGTATCTTATGAGGAGAGAGTGGATTCCTTATATAGGGAAGATCAAGTTTATGTAGGTGTTACATTTAATTTATTAAGTAATAAGCCAGCAGACTTTAGTCAAAATGGTCTTAGTGCCGGAATACAGGCTGGAATTATTAGGGATTTTCCAATCAATAAGCGCCGGAATAAGGCTATTGGTGTGGGAATAGGTCTTGCGCTAGATACGTATAATCAAAATTTATTCGTGGGTGAAGAAGTAGCGGGTAATGTGACCAATTATGAAATCCTTGATGATCAGATAAACGAAGATGTAAATAGATTTACTACATATACTCTTGAGTTTCCACTTGAATATAGATGGCGCACATCTACACCGACCAAGTACAGTTTTTGGCGTATACATGCTGGAGTAAAATTAGGTTATTTATTCAGGTTTAAATCTACTTTTCAAGATGCTAGTACTGATGTTGTTCGTACGGATTTACCTGAAATTAATAATTTCCAGTATGGGCCATCATTTTCTTTCGGGTATGGAGCTTTTAATTTTCAAGGGTATTATGGTTTAAGCACGCTATTTAATGACGGCGCGCAAATAGATGGCGATAATGTCAACCTTCAGGTGATTCGTTTGGGATTAATTTTTTACTTCTTATAA
- a CDS encoding ExbD/TolR family protein, with protein MSKFRKGGAKELPAVNTASLPDIVFMLLFFFMVATVLRKNDVKVAQILPSADQTEKLKKDRSVYIFAGTPGEGYKNLGTEGKIQIGDKFVNINEVQPAILEEREKLRDELKDRVMVAFKVDKETNSGLVYDVKQELRQANMLKVIYITTQTDDAVTQ; from the coding sequence ATGTCAAAATTTAGAAAAGGCGGTGCTAAGGAATTACCAGCGGTAAATACTGCTTCCTTACCAGATATTGTATTTATGTTATTATTCTTCTTTATGGTAGCTACAGTGTTGCGTAAAAACGACGTTAAAGTAGCTCAAATTTTACCTTCAGCAGATCAAACTGAGAAGCTTAAAAAGGATCGAAGTGTATACATCTTTGCTGGTACTCCAGGAGAGGGTTATAAGAACCTTGGTACAGAAGGAAAAATACAAATTGGAGACAAGTTTGTAAACATAAACGAAGTACAACCAGCAATACTTGAAGAGCGTGAAAAGCTTAGAGATGAGCTTAAAGACCGTGTAATGGTTGCCTTTAAGGTAGATAAGGAAACTAATTCAGGTTTGGTATATGACGTAAAGCAGGAGCTTAGACAAGCAAACATGCTTAAGGTAATTTATATTACCACACAAACGGATGATGCTGTAACGCAGTAG